A single Curtobacterium sp. MCSS17_015 DNA region contains:
- a CDS encoding peptide ABC transporter substrate-binding protein codes for MTKPRRWALLTGAALAVSALLAGCSGGGSATTGTTSDEIDYALPANFTPNWILPIGTAAHLNTNNGSIAQSLYERLIAYDGSTGKIAWNKAGSVATAADFADDGTSVTITLGDRHWSDGEPITSRDVEFWFNLIKANAQDWGSYSEGKAPDNWTSFTTVDDTHFTIAFDQAYNQDWMLANQLSYIIPLPQHAWDKTSASAEVTDADRTPEGAKQVWKYLNTAAGKIADYDSDPLWKTISGPYGLSSFTTAGKVQLTANGKYDGGEKASIKTVNLLPFTTADAETNALRSGAVDYGYINATDLDQEDSFTAKGYEVDPWTGWAITYMPYNFNNPDMGAVFKQLYARQAVQMSIDQESLSKVVFNGTATSTYGPIPQAQESDYVSDVQEDNPYPFSTKKATALLTGHGWTKQGGTMVCTDAGNGDDQCGEGVAEGTEFTMQVLSQSGSTVTDNMMSAIQSSLAKTGIGFTIKTAPVSSVLSQTPTCTPDEASCDWDLSFFGTAGSWYFPAYPTGESLFSTGGSANFGSYSNKEVDALIDATTTSTDTSAVQDYSAAVAEDLPVIWLPSPDYQISVKKSGLTGFDQDSLANFHPAQWKWSK; via the coding sequence ATGACCAAGCCCCGTCGCTGGGCCCTCCTCACCGGAGCCGCGCTCGCGGTGAGCGCACTGCTCGCCGGGTGTTCCGGGGGCGGTTCCGCCACCACCGGCACGACGTCCGACGAGATCGACTACGCGCTGCCGGCGAACTTCACGCCGAACTGGATCCTCCCGATCGGCACCGCGGCGCACCTCAACACGAACAACGGCTCGATCGCGCAGTCGCTGTACGAGCGCCTCATCGCCTACGACGGGTCCACGGGCAAGATCGCGTGGAACAAGGCCGGGTCCGTCGCGACCGCTGCCGACTTCGCCGACGACGGCACGAGCGTCACGATCACGCTGGGGGACCGGCACTGGTCCGACGGTGAGCCGATCACGAGCCGCGACGTCGAGTTCTGGTTCAACCTGATCAAGGCGAACGCGCAGGACTGGGGTTCCTACTCCGAGGGCAAGGCGCCGGACAACTGGACGTCCTTCACGACCGTCGACGACACGCACTTCACGATCGCGTTCGACCAGGCGTACAACCAGGACTGGATGCTCGCCAACCAGCTGAGCTACATCATCCCGCTCCCGCAGCACGCCTGGGACAAGACGAGCGCCTCGGCCGAGGTGACCGACGCCGACCGCACCCCCGAGGGCGCGAAGCAGGTCTGGAAGTACCTCAACACCGCCGCCGGCAAGATCGCCGACTACGACTCCGACCCACTGTGGAAGACGATCTCCGGCCCGTACGGCCTGTCGTCGTTCACGACCGCGGGGAAGGTCCAGCTCACCGCGAACGGGAAGTACGACGGTGGCGAGAAGGCGTCCATCAAGACGGTCAACCTGCTGCCGTTCACCACCGCCGACGCCGAGACGAACGCGCTGCGCTCCGGGGCGGTCGACTACGGCTACATCAACGCCACCGACCTCGACCAGGAGGACTCCTTCACGGCGAAGGGCTACGAGGTCGACCCCTGGACGGGCTGGGCGATCACGTACATGCCGTACAACTTCAACAACCCGGACATGGGCGCCGTCTTCAAGCAGCTGTACGCCCGCCAGGCCGTGCAGATGTCGATCGACCAGGAGTCGCTGTCGAAGGTCGTCTTCAACGGCACCGCCACCTCGACCTACGGGCCGATCCCGCAGGCGCAGGAGTCCGACTACGTCTCCGACGTGCAAGAGGACAACCCCTACCCGTTCAGCACGAAGAAGGCCACGGCACTGCTGACCGGTCACGGCTGGACCAAGCAGGGCGGCACCATGGTCTGCACCGACGCGGGCAACGGTGACGACCAGTGCGGCGAGGGCGTGGCCGAGGGCACGGAGTTCACCATGCAGGTGCTCTCGCAGTCCGGCTCGACCGTGACCGACAACATGATGAGCGCCATTCAGTCGTCGCTCGCGAAGACCGGCATCGGCTTCACGATCAAGACCGCGCCGGTGTCGAGCGTCCTGTCGCAGACCCCGACCTGCACCCCGGACGAGGCGAGCTGCGACTGGGACCTGTCGTTCTTCGGCACCGCTGGCAGCTGGTACTTCCCGGCCTACCCGACCGGTGAGTCGCTCTTCTCGACCGGCGGCTCCGCGAACTTCGGCAGCTACTCGAACAAGGAGGTCGACGCGCTCATCGACGCGACGACCACCTCGACCGACACGAGCGCCGTGCAGGACTACAGCGCGGCCGTCGCGGAGGACCTGCCGGTGATCTGGCTGCCGAGCCCGGACTACCAGATCTCCGTCAAGAAGAGCGGCCTGACCGGGTTCGACCAGGACTCGCTCGCGAACTTCCACCCCGCCCAGTGGAAGTGGAGCAAGTAG
- a CDS encoding ABC transporter permease translates to MTTALYLTRRVLQALAVILIVTIVVFCLLHALPGGPARGVLGVAATPAQIATFNQAQGLDQPLPVQYLRFLGRLLTGDLGTSYTLNEPVSQLIQERIPKTLVLTGLSAVLGLVVAIPVGMWQAARRNGAIDYAATALAFVFYSTPAFFLGLVLIIVFSQQLPWLPSQAPSGTTLAEVFQQPAGLVLPVLTGALAMIAVFSRYMRAATLENLQEDYVRTARAGGSSTTTILRRHVFRNSLTPVVAMLGYYLPVLFGGALVTEQLFNYPGMGLLFWNAAQTSDYPTLLGCVLVISVATVIGTLLADVAQSVIDPRVKAGRA, encoded by the coding sequence ATGACCACTGCCCTCTACCTCACCCGCCGCGTCCTGCAGGCGCTCGCGGTGATCCTCATCGTCACGATCGTCGTGTTCTGCCTCCTGCACGCGCTGCCCGGCGGGCCCGCCCGCGGCGTACTCGGCGTCGCCGCGACCCCCGCGCAGATCGCCACGTTCAACCAGGCGCAGGGCCTCGACCAGCCGTTGCCCGTGCAGTACCTCCGGTTCCTCGGACGGCTGCTCACCGGCGACCTCGGCACCTCGTACACGCTCAACGAACCGGTCTCGCAGCTCATCCAGGAGCGCATCCCGAAGACCCTCGTCCTGACCGGGCTCTCCGCGGTGCTCGGACTGGTCGTCGCGATCCCGGTCGGCATGTGGCAGGCGGCCCGACGCAACGGAGCGATCGACTACGCCGCCACCGCACTGGCGTTCGTCTTCTACTCGACGCCCGCGTTCTTCCTCGGCCTCGTGCTCATCATCGTGTTCAGCCAGCAGCTGCCGTGGCTGCCGTCCCAGGCGCCGAGCGGCACCACCCTCGCCGAGGTGTTCCAGCAGCCGGCCGGACTCGTCCTGCCCGTGCTCACCGGCGCCCTCGCGATGATCGCCGTCTTCAGCCGGTACATGCGCGCGGCGACGCTGGAGAACCTGCAGGAGGACTACGTGCGCACCGCCCGCGCGGGTGGCTCGTCGACGACGACGATCCTCCGCCGGCACGTGTTCCGGAACTCGTTGACGCCCGTCGTCGCGATGCTCGGCTACTACCTCCCGGTGCTGTTCGGCGGCGCCCTCGTCACCGAGCAGCTGTTCAACTACCCGGGCATGGGGTTGCTGTTCTGGAACGCGGCGCAGACGTCCGACTACCCGACCCTGCTCGGCTGCGTGCTCGTCATCTCCGTTGCCACCGTCATCGGCACCCTGCTCGCCGACGTGGCACAGTCCGTGATCGACCCGCGAGTGAAGGCAGGCCGCGCATGA
- a CDS encoding ABC transporter permease: protein MTTVQLAPETPGAPVAATGFRLAARRFRHNTLAVIGLVLLVVIVLFCFVGPFLYPTDQTHTVLEQANQGPSGAHLLGTDAVGHDVLGRLMYGGRVSLMVGIAAGLLATVVGTLWGSVAGYVGGWVDAAMMRVVDAGIAIPALFILLVISAITTPGVWGLIVILGFVSWLVPSRLIRAETLTLKNRDFVLTLRAIGGSHARAIGRHLLPNSVSTIVVAATFQVADAILLVAYVSYLGLGVQPPATDWGGMLSAGLTAAYSGRWWLIVPPGLAVILVVCALNAVGDGLRDAFDVKGRG, encoded by the coding sequence ATGACCACCGTCCAACTCGCCCCCGAGACGCCCGGGGCACCCGTCGCCGCCACCGGGTTCCGGCTGGCCGCCCGCCGCTTCCGGCACAACACACTCGCCGTCATCGGCCTGGTCCTGCTCGTCGTCATCGTGCTGTTCTGCTTCGTCGGACCGTTCCTGTACCCGACCGACCAGACGCACACCGTGCTCGAGCAGGCGAACCAGGGCCCGAGCGGCGCGCACCTGCTCGGCACCGACGCCGTCGGCCACGACGTCCTCGGCCGTCTGATGTACGGCGGGAGGGTGTCGCTCATGGTCGGCATCGCCGCGGGGCTGCTGGCCACCGTCGTCGGCACGCTGTGGGGCTCGGTCGCCGGGTACGTCGGCGGCTGGGTCGACGCGGCCATGATGCGCGTCGTCGACGCCGGCATCGCCATCCCGGCGCTGTTCATCCTGCTCGTCATCTCGGCGATCACCACCCCGGGCGTCTGGGGGCTCATCGTGATCCTCGGCTTCGTGTCCTGGCTCGTGCCCTCCCGGCTCATCCGCGCCGAGACCCTGACGCTGAAGAACCGCGACTTCGTGCTCACCCTCCGCGCCATCGGTGGCTCGCACGCCCGCGCGATCGGCCGGCACCTGCTGCCGAACTCCGTGTCGACGATCGTCGTCGCCGCGACGTTCCAGGTCGCCGACGCGATCCTCCTCGTCGCCTACGTCTCCTACCTGGGCCTCGGCGTGCAACCGCCGGCGACGGACTGGGGCGGCATGCTCTCGGCGGGGCTCACCGCCGCCTACTCCGGTCGCTGGTGGCTGATCGTGCCGCCGGGACTCGCCGTGATCCTCGTCGTCTGCGCACTCAACGCGGTCGGCGACGGACTCCGGGACGCATTCGACGTGAAGGGCCGCGGATGA